Sequence from the Clostridium saccharobutylicum DSM 13864 genome:
TGAAAAAGCTATTTTATACTTTCTAGGTAATTTAAGATTTTTAGGGTCATCCATCATATAATTTGCAACAGCTTTCATATATGGTGTAACATCAAAAATTTCATCTGTAGCCACACCTGAAAGAGGTGAACACGCAATATTTCTTACTCCATCTCCACCTGCTGCTTTAGTTGTTAATTCAGCTTTCATAAGTTCTTCTAATAAATTATTCAAGTCATCTGCTTTTACGGAATGAAATTGAATATCCTGTCTTGTTGTAAAACGTATTTGATTGCCTCCATATTTTTTTGCTATTTCACTTATTGCTTTCAGTTGCTTCAATGTTATACATCCACCTGGAATTCTTGGTCTTATCATATAAGTTTCTATCAGCCTTTCTTTATAAATTCCCATAATTGCACTAAAAGATTTAAATTCCCACAATTGCATTAAAAGACTTAAATTCATCTATTTGTCTTTCCCTTCTATTTACTTTATGAATAACATAAATAAAAATATTTTTATCTCATGTGTAACCACTATAATACTCTCTCTTCCTTAAGTTAAAGATAACAAAATGGTGCTATCATAGATAAGTTCAACTAAGATTTAAACGTGAATTCCACCTGAATCAAGTTTCACTTAATAGCCCTTTATATTGGTAAAAGATGAGAAGTATTCTTATCCTCATATTCATAGTAATATAGTATGAATTATATATCAACAAATAAAATTCCTATCTGTGCTAGTACAGATGACATTTATATTTATTTTGTTATCTGCATTCCTATTTTTTCTCCCATAAACACACTAGTTTCAAATCCATTCTGAGTTTGATATATTATATCACTATCTATTTTTATCTTATTTTTTTGAAACATCATTATAATTGTAGAGCCTCCAAATTTAAAATATCCTTTTTCATCTCCCTTGTTGACATGTTCACTAACCCTATACGTTTGTACTATTGACCCAACACAGGTTGCACCAACTTCAATATATAATACACGTCCAAAGTTATCAGTATCAAAAATACTCCATTGTCTTTCATTTCTGCAAAAAATCTCTGGCACTTTGCTTAAAGCTATTGGATTTACCGAATAATAATCTCCACTTATTTTAAAGCTTGTACTACATGCTCCACTATCTATAAAATGATATCTATGATAATCTGTAGGACAAAGTCTCAAAATCAAACAAGTTCCACCTAAAAATTCTTTGGAAGTATCTTTATTATTGATGAGTTCATGAAACTTATATATACCACCTTTAATATGAACTATTTTATTTAAATCAATATTTTCATAAGCCATTAACTTCCCATCTCCAGGCGAAATTACTACTTGCCTGTTTGTATCTATTGGTCTAAATTTATTTTTTAACTTTCTTGTAAAAAAATCATTAAAAGATTTAAACTCATCTATCTTCTTTTCAAACTCTGAAGCATCTATATTAAAATCATTAATAAATGAATCAATTTTTTTACAACTTACTTTACTATCACAAAAAAGCCCATAAGCTTTTGAAAAGAACTTTTTTTTAATTATTATTTCTAAGAAACTCATCCCAATAGGGGAGGAATAAATCCAATTAAGATACTTATCACCTGCAATTTTTTCAACTTCATATTTATTAACTTTTCTATTATAGTATTTAATCATAATTAACCTCTCTTAGTTATATTAAACTTCTCTCACAATTAAAAACAATAAATTATGCCATATTCCTTTTTTCTCTGCATCCAAGTTCTTTTGAAACAGTTCTTCCTATAGAACTTATTTTTCCTGTAATACAATTCCAACATTGGTTTGGTGTCTCATTTACACATATTTTACCTGGATAAATAGCATATAGTTTTCTATACTCACCTTCTGTAATATTAGGCATAACAACATTTGCTCCACTTGAAAGTGCAATTACTCTACCATTTCTATTTAAGCTTTCCATTGCTGTTGTAGCAGGTATATTTGCATCTGGTAATAAAAGCCTCACCAAAGCCATTACCTTTATGCTTATTTCAAAATTATCTACTTTATAATCTTTTAGCGGAGTATCTTCATTTGGAATAAACGGACCTAAGCCAATCATATCTGCATCTATTTCTTTAAAAAAGAGTATGTCATTAGCTAGTGATTCTATGCTTTGATTAGGTAGCCCTACTAAATTGCCAGTTCCTACTTCATAACCTAAATGTTTTAAATCTCTAAGACATCTTTTTC
This genomic interval carries:
- a CDS encoding phosphatidylserine decarboxylase, giving the protein MIKYYNRKVNKYEVEKIAGDKYLNWIYSSPIGMSFLEIIIKKKFFSKAYGLFCDSKVSCKKIDSFINDFNIDASEFEKKIDEFKSFNDFFTRKLKNKFRPIDTNRQVVISPGDGKLMAYENIDLNKIVHIKGGIYKFHELINNKDTSKEFLGGTCLILRLCPTDYHRYHFIDSGACSTSFKISGDYYSVNPIALSKVPEIFCRNERQWSIFDTDNFGRVLYIEVGATCVGSIVQTYRVSEHVNKGDEKGYFKFGGSTIIMMFQKNKIKIDSDIIYQTQNGFETSVFMGEKIGMQITK